CCAAGGCTTTCTCTAGCCCTCCGTGCCCCAGGACGCACACCTGAGGGTGGGACCCCCGGAGGCAGCGCCGGTGTGGGGTCAAACTCGGAGACCGAGCAGAGCCCAAACCGGGACCAGAGGGAGGGCGGGCGGAGGAAGCGAAGAGGCTGGTGACCGAGGCTCGCCCACCCCTCGGCGCCGCCGGACGCTGCGCCACTGGGGAAATTTCCTTCCCGGCTTCCCGCGCCGCCAGCCCCAGCTCCGTCCCGCCCCGGCTCCGGGCCCCCTGGGCGGGAGAACGAGCCCCGAGACTCCGCCCAGCCCCCGCGGTCCCGGTCCCCGTTCGCCCCCAGCGGCCCCTCCCGGCCCGCTGCTCCGCCCTGGCTGCAGCGGGGGGGCGCGGGCTCACCCGGCCGTGGCCCCCGCGGTGTCGGAGCGGGGCGCGGGCGGGGTGGCCCCGCAAGCCTTTGTAGCCCGCGGAGGCCGCGCCGGGAGCCGAGGCGTGACTGCAAGCGGGCGGGGGAGGAGCGCGGCCGCCGATTGGCCGGCGCGAGTGTGGGAAAGAACGCGGAGCCGGGTTCACACACCCCGCGGCGGCGAGGCCTTAAATAGAGGAGCGGCCTGAGGCGCGCGCGGGCCTGGGGACGGGACCCGCCGGAGGGTCTCGGACCGCCGCGCTCGCCCGCCAGCCCGCCCGTGGTCCCCGGCGGCGCGCTCCAGCCGGCACGGGGAGGCGCGGGGCGCACCATGGCCGCAGACACGCCGGGGAAGCCGAGCGCCTCGCCGATGGCAGGAGCGCCGGCCAGCGCCAGCCGGACCCCAGACAAGCCCCGGAGCGCGGCCGAGCACCGCAAGGTGGGGTCCCGGGCGGGCGTGAGGGGGGCGACCGGGGGGCGGGAGGGACGGAGGAACGCGGGACTCAGCCGGTGCCCGACCCGCAGTCCTCCAAGCCAGTCATGGAGAAGCGGCGCCGAGCGCGCATTAACGAGAGTCTCGCTCAGCTCAAAACCCTCATCCTGGACGCCCTCAGAAAAGAGGTAAGTCGGGGGCGAAGGCCCGAGACCCGGAGTCTGGGGCGCAGCTGAGCCTGGACCTCCCGCCCATCCCCGCCCCCAGAGCTCCCGCCACTCGAAGCTGGAGAAGGCGGACATCCTGGAGATGACCGTGAGACACCTGCGGAGCCTGCGTCGCTTGCAAGTGACGGGTGAGGCGCGGGCGGCCGCGGCTTGGAGGCGGGGGGAGGGCGCGGGAACCCCGGGCCCGGCACCGACCGCTCCTCGCGTGTCGCTCCCGTAGCCGCGCTCAGCGCCGACCCCGCCGTCCTGGGCAAGTACCGCGCCGGCTTCCACGAGTGTCTGGCGGAGGTGAACCGCTTCCTGGCCGACTGCGAGGGCGTCCCGGCCGACGTGCGCTCCCGCCTGCTGGGCCACCTGGCAGCCTGCCTGCGCCAGCTGGGGCCCTCCCGCCGCCCGGCCTCGCTGCTCCCGGCTGCCCCCGCAGAGGCCCCTGCGCCCGAGGTCTACGCGGGCCGCCCGCTGCTGCCGTCGCTCGGCGGCCCCTTCCCCCTGCTCGCGCCGCCGCTGCTGCCTGGTCTGACCGCGGCGCTGCCCGCCGCCCCCAGGGCAGGGCCGCAGAGCCAGAGCGGACCCTGGAGGCCGTGGCTGCGCTGAGGCTGCGGCCCTGGGACTGCATCGGAGGCGGCGCCCCGTTCTAGGGCCGCGGCCTTTGCCGAGACTGTAGCAGAGAATACGTATTTATTATTCCAGAGGCCGCGTCActagttttccttttctgtcttggTGAAGAGTCGACTTTGGGAGCGCCCCGCAGCCACGCCGCGCTGGGGTCCCGCCCTCCTCCCAGGGCCGCGGGCCGCAGGTGGCTGGGGGTGTCGGGCGGACCCGGGGGGCGGGCTGGGGGCGGGACCGAGGGCAACCTCTCCGCTCCGcgccctccccttccctccgCAGCCTCCCTTCCCTCCGCACCCCTGCAGCCCCGCCCACGCACGCGCCCTCTGCCCCCGCGTTGGGTTTGCCTCACTCTGCGGTGGCGGTTGTGAGGGTTCCCCCCGGAGGCTCGGATGGGAAGCTGAATGTCCCTGAGTGCCCAGAACCTTCCCAGTGCTGTAAGGCGGTCGCGCAGCATCACCAGGCAAGTTACTTTCTAGAGGCTGCTTTCCCGACTCCCAGCCCCCGGACCGcggaaggcagaggctggggtCCGGAGCCGTGCTGGGGTGAGGGCGGCCGCCGTTGGCCCTGAAGACCCGCGCTGGGTTCTCCTGTTAAGTGACAGCTGCCCGTGCCCACCGCAGACCCCTCCCCCAGATGTCTGTGCGGGGAGGGCCCGACGGCAGCGCGCGCGGGTCCGAGCTGGGCTGCGGACACTGAGTGCCAGGGCCAAGGACGTGGCTCACGAGGGCGACCGCCCTGGTAGGTAAGGGAGGTTCCGCCTCCCCAGTGGGTGAGGACTGGGGCCTCCTCCCTCATAGCCCTGAGCACGTGCCATTGTCGACCACCGAGTTAACCAGGCAGCGCCTGACGTACCCTGAACCACCAAGGCCGTCGCCATCCCGGGTCCTGTGTTGggcgcgggggggggggggggggggggggggtgggggctCGGCGCAGTTCCAGGCACTCAGGAGAGGCAGAGGGTCCCTCTGAGCCGCGCCGAGGGCCATTTCCCAACTGGGGCCGATTTCCCAACTGGGGCCGAGTTCACCGGGGCCCACGGGAGGCGAGTGAGCCGTCCCACCAGCGCTGGCCCTCCAAGGCTGCAGTCTGTGCCTCCATCAGGAGCCCCCTGGGTCCTCCAGGACACAGCCGTGTGCAGCTTGCAGGAGCCTCCCAGTCCGGCCACCCCTGGCCCCTGGctgccctgccccctccctgAGCTGTGAGGGCCAGGCCAGTGACCCTGGGCAGAGGTAGCCTTGGGCTGGGGGCCGCACCCTTGGTCCCACCAGCAGTCCTACCCCCGGGGGTCCTAGTCCCAGGGGAGCCTCAAAGTAGCCCTAATCCTTGGGAGCTTCAGACCCTATGAGGGAGGCCTCCTCAGCAAGGGGAAGGGACCGTCTTCTTGGGGGCAGGTGGAAGCTCTGCGTGGCCAGGGGAGGGGAGCTGCTCAGAGAAGGCGTCAGTgcagaaggggagggagggcccGGGGCAGCAAAGCTGCGAGTGTGGGGAGGAGCTCCGGGGCAGGAGGGGCACCCTGCAAAGTCACCCCGGCTGTGGGTCCTAAGAGGGCAGGACATCTCTCCACCAGGCCCTGGCCTCGAATGCCCTCTCCACTGTGGCTCAAGGGCCCTTTATAGCTGTCCAGGGACCACTCCGGCTTGGGGGAATCAGTGGGCAGGCCCTTCGCACTCTGCTCCGCACCACCTGGCCCCGGCTTCTCCCCTGACTTTCCTCCTAACCTGTCCCATCTGCCACAGGCTTGGTGGTGTATCATCCGGGCCCAGCTGGACGGGGTTCCAGAGGGCGAGGGCCGAGTCTGTCCGGAAGCTCTGTCCTCAGCACCCAAAATGGAAATGGACCCACAGGGACCTAAGCCATCCGTTTGAATGACAGAGCTGGGAGGTTTGGGTTAGACtaaggaggtctcaggaaacacAGCCTGAGGGGCCAGACTGGACGGGCAACATAGGGGCTGTCCTGGGCTCCCCCTCAGGCTGCCCCCCCTCTGAGCCCCCTGCCCCGGCCTCCGGGAGCCAGCCTCCGCCTACACCCAGCCAGGACGCCCGCCACAACCTGCGTCCTGTGGCCCCAGACGGGGGGTGCCTCCTCACGCAGAGGTCCTTCTAACCCTCCCCACCGTCCAGACGTTTCCTGcccctcctggcctcaggtggtgGCCGCTGGGCAGCTGGGATCTGGCCCAGTTCCccgcccctgcccctccccagcgATTTTTATCTTGGCTTTTGGTTTTCTGCTGAATAATAGATGAAAGTCATCTTCTCAGTGGAGCGGGTGTGGCTGGTGGCCCCTAGTCACTTCCAGTTCATCTCCCACTGCCTCCTTGATGAGGACCGAgggtcaataaatgtttgctgaattccTTTGCCTCTGTGGTGTCTGGGCTTGTCTGTTGTGGGGGGAACTGGGCAACACAACTGCAGATAACAGGCTTTTGAAATCTGGAGAACCTCAGTCCCTTGTTGACAGAAGTCTAGGCCCGGCCCGTGAACTCCAGGCGCTGGGAAGTTAGGGATAGGGGTGGGACTGGGGCTGCCTGGAGCCCGGGCTTGTGAGTGGTGAGGCCGAACTCGCCCTCCCTGGTCCCTGTGCTCACCTGGGTCGCAGCCTCCTCTGGCTCCCCTGGCTCCAGGACTGTCtcctcaccatgcctggctgctgccCCACTGCCCCCTGGAGCCCCAGGGCTGTACCCACCTCGGACGCAGCCAGGGCAAGGGGCCTGGGGTGGCAACCTCCCTGATGTCCCACCGGCCCCTCCTGGCATTCACACCTCAGTGTCCTGAGGGTCCAGTGGTCTGCAGGGTCAGTGGGGTCCTGCCAAGGTGATGAGCtgagagtgagacactgtctcagaaaaagaatcagttgaccataaatcTGAAGACCTATTTCTGAACCCTCAGTTCTGTTCCACCGATCAATACATCTATCCTTGTTCCATTATCAATCACACTGTCTTCTTGATGACTGTAGCTTTGCAGTAAGGTTtttttgttgggttttgttttgttttgtttagacagggtctctgtcaccgaggctggagtatagtggcacgatctcagctcactgcaacctctgcctcctgggttcaagccattcttgtgcctcagcctccctaatagctgggattataggcacccaccatcacgcctggctaattttgtatttttagtagagatggggtttcaccttgttgactaggctggtctcgaactcctgacctcaagtgatctgcctgtcttggcctcccaaagtgctgggattacaagcttgagccactgcacccggcccactctCAGGCGTTTCTTCATGGCAGTGTGAGAAGGGACTCACAGTCAGCCTATAAGCTCAGCATAGAACGTGGAGAGAGGAAACTGGTGGGCAGAGGAAGGCGGTGGCATCTGAACCATTGGGTTCACTCTGACCTGGACAGGGCAACGGGTATGGGGGACCCTGAGGGTAGGGACAGGCGGAGCTGGGGCAGCTCTCCTCTTCTGGGACTGACTCCAGGTACATGTATACCAGTTGAACTTGTCCCACAGCTCaccattcttctatttttctgtcgctttgttttttgagatgagtctctgtttcccaggttggagtgcagtgctgtgattgTTTAAGATGattctttcctccattgaattgtcttggcacccgtgttgaaaaatcagttgactgtaggccgggcacagtggctcacgcctggaatcccagcactttgggaggctgaggcgggtggatcacctgaggtcaggaattcaagaccagcctgaccaccatggtgagatcccgtctctactaaaaagacaaaaattagctgggcgtggtggggcagAAAAGACCTGGGGGACAGAAAAGAAGCTTAATTGGCTTTTGCTTCTACAGGCTGCACAGGTAGCATGGTGCTGACACctactcagcttttttttttttttgagatggtcttgctctgttactcaggctggagtgcaatggcatgatttcagctcaccgcaacctctgcctcctgggttcaagcgattctcttgcctcagcctcctgagtagctgggattacaggcatgcaccaccacaccaggctgatttttgtatttttagtcgagatggggtttcaccatgttgtttaggctggtcttgaactcctgacctcaagcaatccactcacctcggcctcccaaagtgttgggattacaggcgtgagctaccatgtccgGCCCTGCTCAGCCTTGGGGGAGGCCCCAGGAGACTTCCAATCCTGGCAGAAGGAGAAGTGGGAGTAGGcaggtcacatggccagagcaggagcgaGAGGGGATGGGGGGTGGGGTGCCACCCACTTTTAAACACCAGATCTCCTGTGAGCTCATGTACTAACCCAAGGATTGTACCACAGggggtggtgctaaaccattcacgagaaacccacccccatggtccatacctcccaccaggccccacctccaacactgggggttacagttcagcatgagatttgggtggggacacagatccagacCATATCACTGACCATGGCTTGTGCCAAACACATCAGATGGCAGGGCTGGGTGCGCTCCAGCATGGGTCCCTCCGGCTGCCAATGCCCCCAACCATGGCCTCTTAAGCCCCAGGCCCAGGGGCACCCTTGGTCTTGTCCCTCCCAGCGTGGGTCAGGGATGCTCTGCTGGCTGTGGCCAAACTTCCTCCTTCACATGCATGGGGAGGCAGCGCGAGCTGTCGGTGGAGACGCCTGGGGGCCAGGACATCATGTTGTGTGCCCATGCGCCTTCTGTTTCTCCAGTCTGGctttaggaaaagaggaagctcCATCAGCATGTCCCCAGGAAGCTGGTTTGTTGGGGAAGGGGTGACAGCAGCACTCCAGGAGGTGGCCGATGAATCTACCATGCGGGATTTCGGCTGGATTTTTCCTGACTAAGCCAGGGGCTTGCTGATACTAAGCAGGTTGCAGGCAGAAGGCTTTCACCTGCTTCACAAAATCCTTGGGGCAAATGCCTTCTCCATGTGGGGGCAGCGATGAAAGCATGAAGGGTCGCAGCTGGCGTTACAGTGAGAGTGTCCCCTTCCTGGCACTCAGGCAAGGACGCTTCTCAGATGATAGACAGACAAAGGGGACCCTCCCAGATGACGGACACGGGGACCCTCCCAGATGATGGACACGGGGACCCTCCCAGATGATGGACACGGGGATCCTCCCCAGATGGTGGACACAGGACCCTCCCCAGATGGTGGACACGGGNNNNNNNNNNNNNNNNNNNNNNNNNNNNNNNNNNNNNNNNNNNNNNNNNNNNNNNNNNNNNNNNNNNNNNNNNNNNNNNNNNNNNNNNNNNNNNNNNNNNNNNNNNNNNNNNNNNNNNNNNNNNNNNNNNNNNNNNNNNNNNNNNNNNNNNNNNNNNNNNNNNNNNNNNNNNNNNNNNNNNNNNNNNNNNNNNNNNNNNNNNNNNNNNNNNNNNNNNNNNNNNNNNNNNNNNNNNNNNNNNNNNNNNNNNNNNNNNNNNNNNNNNNNNNNNNNNNNNNNNNNNNNNNNNNNNNNNNNNNNNNNNNNNNNNNNNNNNNNNNNNNNNNNNNNNNNNNNNNNNNNNNNNNNNNNNNNNNNNNNNNNNNNNNNNNNNNNNNNNNNNNNNNNNNNNNNNNNNNNNNNNNNNNNNNNNNNNNNNNNNNNNNNNNNNNNNNNNNNNNNNNNNNNNNNNNNNNNNNNNNNNNNNNNNNNNNNNNNNNNNNNNNNNNNNNNNNNNNNNNNNNNNNNNNNNNNNNNNNNNNNNNNNNNNNNNNNNNNNNNNNNNNNNNNNNNNNNNNNNNNNNNNNNNNNNNNNNNNNNNNNNNNNNNNNNNNNNNNNNNNNNNNNNNNNNNNNNNNNNNNNNNNNNNNNNNNNNNNNNNNNNNNNNNNNNNNNNNNNNNNNNNNNNNNNNNNNNNNNNNNNNNNNNNNNNNNNNNNNNNNNNNNNNNNNNNNNNNNNNNNNNNNNNNNNNNNNNNNNNNNNNNNNNNNNNNNNNNNNNNNNNNNNNNNNNNNNNNNNNNNNNNNNNNNNNNNNNNNNNNNNNNNNNNNNNNNNNNNNNNNNNNNNNNNNNNNNNNNNNNNNNNNNNNNNNNNNNNNNNNNNNNNNNNNNNNNNNNNNNNNNNNNNNNNNNNNNNNNNNNNNNNNNNNNNNNNNNNNNNNNNNNNNNNNNNNNNNNNNNNNNNNNNNNNNNNNNNNNNNNNNNNNNNNNNNNNNNNNNNNNNNNNNNNNNNNNNNNNNNNNNNNNNNNNNNNNNNNNNNNNNNNNNNNNNNNNNNNNNNNNNNNNNNNNNNNNNNNNNNNNNNNNNNNNNNNNNNNNNNNNNNNNNNNNNNNNNNNNNNNNNNNNNNNNNNNNNNNNNNNNNNNNNNNNNNNNNNNNNNNNNNNNNNNNNNNNNNNNNNNNNNNNNNNNNNNNNNNNNNNNNNNNNNNNNNNNNNNNNNNNNNNNNNNNNNNNNNNNNNNNNNNNNNNNNNNNNNNNNNNNNNNNNNNNNNNNNNNNNNNNNNNNNNNNNNNNNNNNNNNNNNNNNNNNNNNNNNNNNNNNNNNNNNNNNNNNNNNNNNNNNNNNNNNNNNNNNNNNNNNNNNNNNNNNNNNNNNNNNNNNNNNNNNNNNNNNNNNNNNNNNNNNNNNNNNNNNNNNNNNNNNNNNNNNNNNNNNNNNNNNNNNNNNNNNNNNNNNNNNNNNNNNNNNNNNNNNNNNNNNNNNNNNNNNNNNNNNNNNNNNNNNNNNNNNNNNNNNNNNNNNNNNNNNNNNNNNNNNNNNNNNNNNNNNNNNNNNNNNNNNNNNNNNNNNNNNNNNNNNNNNNNNNNNNNNNNNNNNNNNNNNNNNNNNNNNNNNNNNNNNNNNNNNNNNNNNNNNNNNNNNNNNNNNNNNNNNNNNNNNNNNNNNNNNNNNNNNNNNNNNNNNNNNNNNNNNNNNNNNNNNNNNNNNNNNNNNNNNNNNNNNNNNNNNNNNNNNNNNNNNNNNNNNNNNNNNNNNNNNNNNNNNNNNNNNNNNNNNNNNNNNNNNNNNNNNNNNNNNNNNNNNNNNNNNNNNNNNNNNNNNNNNNNNNNNNNNNNNNNNNNNNNNNNNNNNNNNNNNNNNNNNNNNNNNNNNNNNNNNNNNNNNNNNNNNNNNNNNNNNNNNNNNNNNNNNNNNNNNNNNNNNNNNNNNNNNNNNNNNNNNNNNNNNNNNNNNNNNNNNNNNNNNNNNNNNNNNNNNNNNNNNNNNNNNNNNNNNNNNNNNNNNNNNNNNNNNNNNNNNNNNNNNNNNNNNNNNNNNNNNNNNNNNNNNNNNNNNNNNNNNNNNNNNNNNNNNNNNNNNNNNNNNNNNNNNNNNNNNNNNNNNNNNNNNNNNNNNNNNNNNNNNNNNNNNNNNNNNNNNNNNNNNNNNNNNNNNNNNNNNNNNNNNNNNNNNNNNNNNNNNNNNNNNNNNNNNNNNNNNNNNNNNNNNNNNNNNNNNNNNNNNNNNNNNNNNNNNNNNNNNNNNNNNNNNNNNNNNNNNNNNNNNNNNNNNNNNNNNNNNNNNNNNNNNNNNNNNNNNNNNNNNNNNNNNNNNNNNNNNNNNNNNNNNNNNNNNNNNNNNNNNNNNNNNNNNNNNNNNNNNNNNNNNNNNNNNNNNNNNNNNNNNNNNNNNNNNNNNNNNNNNNNNNNNNNNNNNNNNNNNNNNNNNNNNNNNNNNNNNNNNNNNNNNNNNNNNNNNNNNNNNNNNNNNNNNNNNNNNNNNNNNNNNNNNNNNNNNNNNNNNNNNNNNNNNNNNNNNNNNNNNNNNNNNNNNNNNNNNNNNNNNNNNNNNNNNNNNNNNNNNNNNNNNNNNNNNNNNNNNNNNNNNNNNNNNNNNNNNNNNNNNNNNNNNNNNNNNNNNNNNNNNNNNNNNNNNNNNNNNNNNNNNNNNNNNNNNNNNNNNNNNNNNNNNNNNNNNNNNNNNNNNNNNNNNNNNNNNNNNNNNNNNNNNNNNNNNNNNNNNNNNNNNNNNNNNNNNNNNNNNNNNNNNNNNNNNNNNNNNNNNNNNNNNNNNNNNNNNNNNNNNNNNNNNNNNNNNNNNNNNNNNNNNNNNNNNNNNNNNNNNNNNNNNNNNNNNNNNNNNNNNNNNNNNNNNNNNNNNNNNNNNNNNNNNNNNNNNNNNNNNNNNNNNNNNNNNNNNNNNNNNNNNNNNNNNNNNNNNNNNNNNNNNNNNNNNNNNNNNNNNNNNNNNNNNNNNNNNNNNNNNNNNNNNNNNNNNNNNNNNNNNNNNNNNNNNNNNNNNNNNNNNNNNNNNNNNNNNNNNNNNNNNNNNNNNNNNNNNNNNNNNNNNNNNNNNNNNNNNNNNNNNNNNNNNNNNNNNNNNNNNNNNNNNNNNNNNNNNNNNNNNNNNNNNNNNNNNNNNNNNNNNNNNNNNNNNNNNNNNNNNNNNNNNNNNNNNNNNNNNNNNNNNNNNNNNNNNNNNNNNNNNNNNNNNNNNNNNNNNNNNNNNNNNNNNNNNNNNNNNNNNNNNNNNNNNNNNNNNNNNNNNNNNNNNNNNNNNNNNNNNNNNNNNNNNNNNNNNNNNNNNNNNNNNNNNNNNNNNNNNNNNNNNNNNNNNNNNNNNNNNNNNNNNNNNNNNNNNNNNNNNNNNNNNNNNNNNNNNNNNNNNNNNNNNNNNNNNNNNNNNNNNNNNNNNNNNNNNNNNNNNNNNNNNNNNNNNNNNNNNNNNNNNNNNNNNNNNNNNNNNNNNNNNNNNNNNNNNNNNNNNNNNNNNNNNNNNNNNNNNNNNNNNNNNNNNNNNNNNNNNNNNNNNNNNNNNNNNNNNNNNNNNNNNNNNNNNNNNNNNNNNNNNNNNNNNNNNNNNNNNNNNNNNNNNNNNNNNNNNNNNNNNNNNNNNNNNNNNNNNNNNNNNNNNNNNNNNNNNNNNNNNNNNNNNNNNNNNNNNNNNNNNNNNNNNNNNNNNNNNNNNNNNNNNNNNNNNNNNNNNNNNNNNNNNNNNNNNNNNNNNNNNNNNNNNNNNNNNNNNNNNNNNNNNNNNNNNNNNNNNNNNNNNNNNNNNNNNNNNNNNNNNNNNNNNNNNNNNNNNNNNNNNNNNNNNNNNNNNNNNNNNNNNNNNNNNNNNNNNNNNNNNNNNNNNNNNNNNNNNNNNNNNNNNNNNNNNNNNNNNNNNNNNNNNNNNNNNNNNNNNNNNNNNNNNNNNNNNNNNNNNNNNNNNNNNNNNNNNNNNNNNNNNNNNNNNNNNNNNNNNNNNNNNNNNNNNNNNNNNNNNNNNNNNNNNNNNNNNNNNNNNNNNNNNNNNNNNNNNNNNNNNNNNNNNNNNNNNNNNNNNNNNNNNNNNNNNNNNNNNNNNNNNNNNNNNNNNNNNNNNNNNNNNNNNNNNNNNNNNNNNNNNNNNNNNNNNNNNNNNNNNNNNNNNNNNNNNNNNNNNNNNNNNNNNNNNNNNNNNNNNNNNNNNNNNNNNNNNNNNNNNNNNNNNNNNNNNNNNNNNNNNNNNNNNNNNNNNNNNNNNNNNNNNNNNNNNNNNNNNNNNNNNNNNNNNNNNNNNNNNNNNNNNNNNNNNNNNNNNNNNNNNNNNNNNNNNNNNNNNNNNNNNNNNNNNNNNNNNNNNNNNNNNNNNNNNNNNNNNNNNNNNNNNNNNNNNNNNNNNNNNNNNNNNNNNNNNNNNNNNNNNNNNNNNNNNNNNNNNNNNNNNNNNNNNNNNNNNNNNNNNNNNNNNNNNNNNNNNNNNNNNNNNNNNNNNNNNNNNNNNNNNNNNNNNNNNNNNNNNNNNNNNNNNNNNNNNNNNNNNNNNNNNNNNNNNNNNNNNNNNNNNNNNNNNNNNNNNNNNNNNNNNNNNNNN
The genomic region above belongs to Piliocolobus tephrosceles isolate RC106 chromosome 1, ASM277652v3, whole genome shotgun sequence and contains:
- the HES4 gene encoding transcription factor HES-4 produces the protein MAADTPGKPSASPMAGAPASASRTPDKPRSAAEHRKSSKPVMEKRRRARINESLAQLKTLILDALRKESSRHSKLEKADILEMTVRHLRSLRRLQVTAALSADPAVLGKYRAGFHECLAEVNRFLADCEGVPADVRSRLLGHLAACLRQLGPSRRPASLLPAAPAEAPAPEVYAGRPLLPSLGGPFPLLAPPLLPGLTAALPAAPRAGPQSQSGPWRPWLR